One Segnochrobactrum spirostomi genomic window carries:
- a CDS encoding ABC transporter permease, with protein MKGSQISATLILIAVFSFLYVPIAVLVLLSFNEAGLPTVWSGFSTRWYASLVHHAEILGAAWNTLVVAVAATAISTVLGTLLALGLETRARRSRGLEALVMAPMIIPDIVLAVSLLSFFSWADVTMGLHTIIASHVVFDLAFVSAVVRAQLKSFDFSIVEASRDLGAGAFTTFRRVVLPVILPGIVAGALLAFTLSVDEFIIAFFTAGAGRDSITLPMQIYSMIRFGVTPEINALATLVMAVSATALLISQRLNRGAIAP; from the coding sequence ATGAAGGGCTCGCAGATCTCGGCGACGCTGATCCTCATCGCGGTGTTCAGCTTCCTCTATGTGCCGATCGCGGTGCTCGTCCTGCTCTCGTTCAACGAGGCCGGGCTGCCGACGGTGTGGTCGGGCTTCTCGACGCGCTGGTATGCGAGCCTCGTCCACCACGCCGAAATCCTCGGCGCGGCCTGGAACACCCTCGTCGTCGCCGTCGCCGCGACGGCGATCTCGACCGTGCTCGGCACCCTGCTCGCCCTCGGGCTCGAGACGCGCGCCCGCCGCTCCCGCGGCCTCGAGGCCCTCGTCATGGCGCCGATGATCATCCCCGACATCGTGCTCGCCGTGTCGCTGCTCTCCTTCTTCTCGTGGGCGGACGTGACGATGGGGCTGCATACCATCATCGCGAGCCATGTCGTTTTCGACCTCGCCTTCGTCTCGGCGGTCGTCCGCGCTCAGCTCAAGAGCTTCGATTTCTCGATCGTCGAGGCCTCGCGCGATCTCGGCGCCGGCGCCTTCACCACGTTCCGCCGGGTCGTGCTGCCGGTCATCCTGCCCGGCATCGTCGCCGGCGCGCTGCTCGCTTTCACCCTCTCGGTCGACGAATTCATCATCGCCTTCTTCACCGCGGGCGCCGGGCGGGATTCCATCACGCTGCCCATGCAGATCTATTCGATGATCCGCTTCGGGGTGACGCCGGAAATCAACGCGCTCGCGACCCTGGTGATGGCGGTCAGCGCGACCGCGCTCCTCATCTCCCAGCGCCTGAACCGCGGGGCCATCGCGCCATGA